The Sebastes fasciatus isolate fSebFas1 chromosome 4, fSebFas1.pri, whole genome shotgun sequence genome window below encodes:
- the mob2a gene encoding MOB kinase activator 2a isoform X3, with protein MRFKRNGSYTLNRKSKTKPNGKKPPAEEKKQYLELEYTKIRVVDFDLKELVVLPREIDLNEWLASNTTTFFNLINLQYSTISEFCTGDTCQAMTACNTIYYWYDERGKKTKCTAPQYVDFVMSLCQKLVTDEEIFPTKYGKEFPNSFESLVKKICRYLFHVLAHLYWAHFKETVALDLQGHLNTLYAHFIVFVREFNLVDPKETCIMDDLSEVLCTPVPPPAPTPAPSAPASAPSPSSQNHVTER; from the exons GAAGTCGAAGACGAAGCCAAATGGAAAGAAGCCTCCGGCAGAAGAGAAGAAGCAGTACTTGGAGCTGGAGTACACAAAAATCCGTGTGGTGGACTTTGACCTCAAGGAGCTGGTGGTGCTGCCCAGAGAGATAGACCTCAACGAATGGCTAGCCAGCAACA CGACAACATTCTTCAATCTTATCAACCTGCAGTACAGCACCATCTCAGAGTTCTGCACTGGGGACACCTGTCAAGCCATGACGGCCTGCAACAC AATATACTACTGGTATGACGAGAGGGGGAAGAAGACAAAGTGCACTGCTCCACAATATGTCGACTTCGTTATGAGTCTTTGTCAGAAACTGGTCACAGATGAGGAAATCTTTCCTACAAAATACG GCAAAGAGTTCCCTAACTCCTTTGAGTCCTTGGTAAAGAAGATCTGCCGGTACCTGTTCCACGTGCTGGCTCACCTCTACTGGGCGCACTTTAAAGAGACGGTGGCTCTGGACCTGCAGGGCCACTTGAACACTCTGTATGCACATTTCATCGTTTTCGTAAGGGAATTCAACCTGGTCGACCCCAAGGAGACCTGTATCATGGACGACCTGTCCGAAGTCCTTTGCACCCCTGTCCCGCCGCCCGCGCCCACCCCAGCCCCTTCCGCCCCAGCCTCAGCGCCCTCCCCTTCTTCACAAAACCACGTGACGGAGAGATGA
- the kcnj11 gene encoding ATP-sensitive inward rectifier potassium channel 11, with the protein MLSRKGLIPEDYLLTRLAEGVLQPKLFKAKPRKARFVSKNGTCNVAHTNIREQGRFLQDVFTTLVDLKWLHTLIIFTMSFLCSWLLFGMIWWLVAFAHGDLDQRGNDDFIPCVTDIHSFSSAFLFSIEVQVTIGFGARMITEECVSAIIILIVQNIVGLVINAIMLGCIFMKTAQANRRAETLIFSKHAVISVRNNKLCFMMRLGDLRKSMIISATVRLQVVRKSTTEEGEVVPLDQVDVHMDNPVGTNGVFLVSPLIICHVMDKDSPLYELSAFDLQHDDIEVIAVLEGVVETTGITMQARTSYVSEEILWGQRFVPTVSEEDGMYAVDYSKFGNTVKVPTPCCSAKKLDETGGIARFKVNEGVTLRATVRRRRVSTVVRRSRMETLSP; encoded by the coding sequence ATGTTGTCCAGGAAAGGACTCATTCCTGAGGATTACCTGCTCACACGTCTGGCTGAAGGTGTCCTGCAGCCGAAGCTGTTCAAGGCCAAACCGAGGAAAGCTCGCTTCGTCTCCAAAAACGGCACCTGCAACGTTGCGCACACAAACATCCGAGAACAGGGTCGATTCCTGCAGGACGTCTTCACCACTCTGGTGGACTTAAAATGGCTCCACACGCTCATCATCTTCACCATGTCCTTCTTATGCAGCTGGCTCCTCTTCGGCATGATCTGGTGGCTCGTTGCGTTTGCGCACGGAGACCTGGACCAGAGAGGAAACGACGACTTCATCCCGTGCGTAACCGACATCCACTCCTTCTCCTCGGCCTTCCTCTTCTCTATAGAGGTCCAGGTGACCATCGGTTTCGGGGCTCGCATGATCACGGAGGAGTGCGTCTCCGCCATCATCATCCTGATCGTGCAGAACATTGTGGGTTTGGTCATCAACGCCATCATGCTCGGGTGCATCTTCATGAAGACGGCGCAGGCCAATCGGCGCGCGGAGACGCTCATCTTCAGCAAGCACGCGGTGATCTCCGTGCGCAACAACAAGCTGTGCTTCATGATGCGCCTCGGGGATCTGAGGAAGAGCATGATCATCAGCGCCACCGTGAGGCTGCAGGTGGTGAGGAAGTCCACCACGGAGGAGGGCGAGGTGGTGCCTCTGGATCAGGTCGATGTACACATGGATAATCCAGTGGGGACTAATGGGGTCTTCTTAGTGTCTCCTCTCATCATCTGCCATGTGATGGATAAAGACAGTCCTCTGTATGAGCTGTCTGCGTTTGATCTGCAGCATGACGATATTGAGGTGATCGCGGTGCTGGAGGGGGTCGTGGAGACCACGGGCATCACCATGCAGGCCAGGACCTCCTACGTGTCGGAGGAGATCCTGTGGGGGCAGCGCTTCGTGCCCACGGTGTCAGAGGAGGACGGCATGTACGCGGTGGACTACTCCAAGTTCGGCAACACTGTGAAGGTGCCGACGCCCTGCTGCAGCGCCAAGAAGCTGGACGAGACGGGAGGCATCGCGAGGTTTAAAGTGAACGAGGGCGTCACCTTGAGGGCgactgtgaggaggaggagggtgtccACGGTGGTCCGCAGGTCCAGGATGGAGACTCTGAGTCCATGA
- the mob2a gene encoding MOB kinase activator 2a isoform X1: MVGDYCSFSGDKSDMHSQRNSKNGLSCKMVLQAVGKVLRKSKTKPNGKKPPAEEKKQYLELEYTKIRVVDFDLKELVVLPREIDLNEWLASNTTTFFNLINLQYSTISEFCTGDTCQAMTACNTIYYWYDERGKKTKCTAPQYVDFVMSLCQKLVTDEEIFPTKYGKEFPNSFESLVKKICRYLFHVLAHLYWAHFKETVALDLQGHLNTLYAHFIVFVREFNLVDPKETCIMDDLSEVLCTPVPPPAPTPAPSAPASAPSPSSQNHVTER; the protein is encoded by the exons ATGGTCGGAGATTATTGCTCCTTTTCTGGAGACAAGTCGGACATGCACTCCCAGAGAAACTCCAAAAACGGACTAAGTTGCAAAATGGTGCTTCAGGCAGTCGGAAAAGTGCTAAG GAAGTCGAAGACGAAGCCAAATGGAAAGAAGCCTCCGGCAGAAGAGAAGAAGCAGTACTTGGAGCTGGAGTACACAAAAATCCGTGTGGTGGACTTTGACCTCAAGGAGCTGGTGGTGCTGCCCAGAGAGATAGACCTCAACGAATGGCTAGCCAGCAACA CGACAACATTCTTCAATCTTATCAACCTGCAGTACAGCACCATCTCAGAGTTCTGCACTGGGGACACCTGTCAAGCCATGACGGCCTGCAACAC AATATACTACTGGTATGACGAGAGGGGGAAGAAGACAAAGTGCACTGCTCCACAATATGTCGACTTCGTTATGAGTCTTTGTCAGAAACTGGTCACAGATGAGGAAATCTTTCCTACAAAATACG GCAAAGAGTTCCCTAACTCCTTTGAGTCCTTGGTAAAGAAGATCTGCCGGTACCTGTTCCACGTGCTGGCTCACCTCTACTGGGCGCACTTTAAAGAGACGGTGGCTCTGGACCTGCAGGGCCACTTGAACACTCTGTATGCACATTTCATCGTTTTCGTAAGGGAATTCAACCTGGTCGACCCCAAGGAGACCTGTATCATGGACGACCTGTCCGAAGTCCTTTGCACCCCTGTCCCGCCGCCCGCGCCCACCCCAGCCCCTTCCGCCCCAGCCTCAGCGCCCTCCCCTTCTTCACAAAACCACGTGACGGAGAGATGA
- the mob2a gene encoding MOB kinase activator 2a isoform X4 — protein MDWLMGKSKTKPNGKKPPAEEKKQYLELEYTKIRVVDFDLKELVVLPREIDLNEWLASNTTTFFNLINLQYSTISEFCTGDTCQAMTACNTIYYWYDERGKKTKCTAPQYVDFVMSLCQKLVTDEEIFPTKYGKEFPNSFESLVKKICRYLFHVLAHLYWAHFKETVALDLQGHLNTLYAHFIVFVREFNLVDPKETCIMDDLSEVLCTPVPPPAPTPAPSAPASAPSPSSQNHVTER, from the exons GAAGTCGAAGACGAAGCCAAATGGAAAGAAGCCTCCGGCAGAAGAGAAGAAGCAGTACTTGGAGCTGGAGTACACAAAAATCCGTGTGGTGGACTTTGACCTCAAGGAGCTGGTGGTGCTGCCCAGAGAGATAGACCTCAACGAATGGCTAGCCAGCAACA CGACAACATTCTTCAATCTTATCAACCTGCAGTACAGCACCATCTCAGAGTTCTGCACTGGGGACACCTGTCAAGCCATGACGGCCTGCAACAC AATATACTACTGGTATGACGAGAGGGGGAAGAAGACAAAGTGCACTGCTCCACAATATGTCGACTTCGTTATGAGTCTTTGTCAGAAACTGGTCACAGATGAGGAAATCTTTCCTACAAAATACG GCAAAGAGTTCCCTAACTCCTTTGAGTCCTTGGTAAAGAAGATCTGCCGGTACCTGTTCCACGTGCTGGCTCACCTCTACTGGGCGCACTTTAAAGAGACGGTGGCTCTGGACCTGCAGGGCCACTTGAACACTCTGTATGCACATTTCATCGTTTTCGTAAGGGAATTCAACCTGGTCGACCCCAAGGAGACCTGTATCATGGACGACCTGTCCGAAGTCCTTTGCACCCCTGTCCCGCCGCCCGCGCCCACCCCAGCCCCTTCCGCCCCAGCCTCAGCGCCCTCCCCTTCTTCACAAAACCACGTGACGGAGAGATGA
- the mob2a gene encoding MOB kinase activator 2a isoform X2, whose translation MGVLVCCDCFFYRKSKTKPNGKKPPAEEKKQYLELEYTKIRVVDFDLKELVVLPREIDLNEWLASNTTTFFNLINLQYSTISEFCTGDTCQAMTACNTIYYWYDERGKKTKCTAPQYVDFVMSLCQKLVTDEEIFPTKYGKEFPNSFESLVKKICRYLFHVLAHLYWAHFKETVALDLQGHLNTLYAHFIVFVREFNLVDPKETCIMDDLSEVLCTPVPPPAPTPAPSAPASAPSPSSQNHVTER comes from the exons GAAGTCGAAGACGAAGCCAAATGGAAAGAAGCCTCCGGCAGAAGAGAAGAAGCAGTACTTGGAGCTGGAGTACACAAAAATCCGTGTGGTGGACTTTGACCTCAAGGAGCTGGTGGTGCTGCCCAGAGAGATAGACCTCAACGAATGGCTAGCCAGCAACA CGACAACATTCTTCAATCTTATCAACCTGCAGTACAGCACCATCTCAGAGTTCTGCACTGGGGACACCTGTCAAGCCATGACGGCCTGCAACAC AATATACTACTGGTATGACGAGAGGGGGAAGAAGACAAAGTGCACTGCTCCACAATATGTCGACTTCGTTATGAGTCTTTGTCAGAAACTGGTCACAGATGAGGAAATCTTTCCTACAAAATACG GCAAAGAGTTCCCTAACTCCTTTGAGTCCTTGGTAAAGAAGATCTGCCGGTACCTGTTCCACGTGCTGGCTCACCTCTACTGGGCGCACTTTAAAGAGACGGTGGCTCTGGACCTGCAGGGCCACTTGAACACTCTGTATGCACATTTCATCGTTTTCGTAAGGGAATTCAACCTGGTCGACCCCAAGGAGACCTGTATCATGGACGACCTGTCCGAAGTCCTTTGCACCCCTGTCCCGCCGCCCGCGCCCACCCCAGCCCCTTCCGCCCCAGCCTCAGCGCCCTCCCCTTCTTCACAAAACCACGTGACGGAGAGATGA